One segment of Aquimarina sp. BL5 DNA contains the following:
- a CDS encoding T9SS type B sorting domain-containing protein — protein sequence MIKRIPKLILFLCLFIYTSLSVAQGSVCADAIGDNGADPFCSATGIVFPNCNSANADCVGSSEVGPNYGCLDTQPFPAWYYLQIDDTGALTFRISQTANEDGTGNELDVDFICYGPFPDPVSPCTAQLTAANTVDCSYLPDAVETMNIPGATAGEFYLVLITNFSQSPGFINFQQTGGTGSTDCSILEATLGPNQDICGSDPVVLDGESDGAVRYEWSVFNETTMVFDVISGETAPTYTVTTTGRYQLLIEDIDGNTETDEILITFYPEPIVANPPMDLMLCDDDGNGFDTFDLTQNSPLIIGGQDPLEFTVTYHFTQEDAENYRGAAGDNVIADPDNFVNTVADQTIWARIGGTNQICFEVTSFVLRVYQNPVANVPMDIELCDNDLDGSDTNGVVEFDLSNAITEVFGTQNTTDFSVSLYESQVDADAGVSGTELPNTYTNISNPQTIYVRIENVSEQSCYETTSFRLIVNPLPVISPVVSLLQCDDDTDGISLFNLSEANILVSGNSINETFTYYLTEIAAINEDVTNQIVDFTVYPNPTPINSTVFSRIETNNGCFRTAQIDLVVSATQIPAGFNLVYNECDTTDVDDDDANGIATFDFSSATSQVEALYPPGQSLVVTYYENLADALAEENEIVDPSNHRNDVSPFAQDLYIRVDDGTDNECLGLGQHIRLEVDPLPLNNPVSDFVLCSDDPNRATFDLTEKDSEVTGTQTEVLLISYHRTEAEANNNTGAIVGAFTNQTNPQTIWVRVQFDENNNGVGDADECFRSTISFDLRVLGNPVLTDPDPIVLCSDQVNTVYDLTVRETQISGSATNITFTYYESQNDVDTNNPIANPTTYTSMMLTSDIIVVGRDDDNGCVSDVILQLQTILYDDFNLTPNPLETCELDEAGIGIFDLTTATQDILNLNDADGSNDLNASDYNIQYYQIEEDAQSGNTATIAFPSSYQNTQESNQTIYIRFDPLVSGNDCFRVVPVQLIVNELPDFTLEDDYVLCLENDGTIINLMPTDVIDTGLDDTVYDFQWYAGVATTAGNEIPGETGSIYSPTASGEYSVLVTNIRTTCVSSASTVVIESYPPRQEDFTAELISGAFSDNATVQVIVADEAIGEYEYRLDNGDWQTSPIFTRVSRGEHVIYVRDVRMCSEIELPVEFIVDYPRYFTPNGDGFHETWGIVGNDNVQINGIQIFNRFGKLLKDLGALGEWDGTYNGNLLPSSEYWFKVRYTESGVMKEFNASFSLIR from the coding sequence ATGATTAAGAGAATACCTAAGTTAATATTGTTTTTGTGCCTTTTTATCTACACAAGTCTGAGTGTGGCACAAGGTTCGGTTTGTGCAGACGCAATTGGAGATAATGGTGCTGATCCATTTTGTAGTGCTACAGGTATTGTTTTTCCAAATTGTAATAGTGCTAATGCAGATTGTGTAGGGAGTTCCGAAGTTGGTCCTAATTACGGATGTTTGGATACTCAACCTTTTCCTGCCTGGTATTATTTGCAGATAGATGATACAGGTGCCTTAACTTTTCGTATTTCGCAAACTGCTAATGAAGATGGGACTGGTAATGAGTTAGATGTGGATTTTATATGTTATGGACCTTTTCCAGATCCTGTTTCTCCTTGTACGGCTCAGTTAACAGCGGCTAATACCGTGGATTGCAGTTATTTGCCAGATGCAGTTGAAACAATGAATATTCCTGGTGCTACCGCGGGAGAATTTTATTTGGTATTGATTACTAATTTTTCTCAATCCCCCGGTTTTATTAATTTCCAGCAGACTGGTGGAACAGGTTCTACTGATTGTTCCATATTAGAAGCTACCCTAGGACCAAATCAGGATATCTGTGGATCTGATCCTGTAGTTTTGGATGGAGAGTCAGATGGAGCTGTACGTTATGAATGGTCTGTGTTCAATGAAACAACAATGGTGTTTGATGTTATTTCGGGAGAAACGGCTCCAACATATACCGTAACCACAACAGGAAGATATCAGCTATTAATCGAGGATATTGATGGCAATACGGAAACGGATGAGATATTAATTACTTTTTATCCAGAACCAATAGTGGCTAATCCTCCAATGGATTTAATGTTGTGTGATGACGATGGAAATGGTTTTGATACTTTTGATCTTACTCAGAATTCACCTCTTATTATTGGGGGGCAAGATCCTTTAGAGTTTACAGTGACATATCATTTTACTCAAGAAGACGCTGAAAATTATAGAGGTGCTGCAGGTGATAATGTTATTGCCGATCCTGATAATTTTGTGAATACAGTTGCGGATCAAACAATATGGGCTAGAATTGGCGGAACGAATCAGATATGCTTCGAAGTGACGTCTTTTGTGTTGCGTGTATATCAGAATCCAGTAGCAAATGTGCCAATGGATATAGAGTTATGTGATAATGATCTTGATGGTAGCGATACTAATGGAGTTGTAGAATTTGATCTTTCTAATGCCATAACCGAAGTTTTTGGAACACAAAACACCACTGATTTTTCTGTTTCTCTTTATGAATCCCAGGTAGATGCTGATGCTGGAGTTTCAGGAACAGAATTGCCTAATACTTACACAAACATCTCGAATCCACAAACCATATATGTGAGGATAGAAAATGTGTCCGAGCAAAGTTGCTATGAGACGACAAGTTTTCGATTAATTGTAAATCCTCTTCCAGTGATATCTCCAGTGGTATCTTTATTGCAATGTGATGATGATACAGATGGTATTTCCTTATTTAATTTATCTGAGGCGAATATTTTGGTTTCTGGGAATTCTATAAACGAGACTTTTACATATTATTTAACAGAAATTGCTGCAATTAATGAGGATGTAACAAATCAAATTGTAGATTTTACGGTGTATCCTAATCCAACACCTATCAATAGTACGGTTTTCTCTAGGATAGAAACTAACAATGGTTGTTTTCGAACTGCCCAGATTGATTTGGTAGTTTCTGCCACGCAAATTCCTGCTGGTTTTAATCTTGTGTATAACGAATGCGATACTACTGATGTAGATGATGACGATGCTAACGGAATCGCAACTTTTGATTTTAGTAGCGCAACAAGTCAAGTGGAGGCATTGTACCCACCTGGTCAAAGTTTAGTCGTTACCTATTATGAGAATTTAGCGGATGCATTGGCAGAAGAGAATGAGATTGTTGATCCTTCAAACCATAGAAATGATGTATCTCCTTTTGCTCAAGATTTGTATATAAGAGTAGATGATGGAACCGATAATGAATGTTTAGGTTTAGGGCAACACATACGATTAGAGGTTGATCCATTGCCGCTAAATAATCCGGTATCTGATTTTGTTTTATGTAGTGATGATCCCAATCGGGCAACCTTTGATTTAACGGAGAAAGATTCTGAAGTAACTGGAACACAAACTGAGGTTTTGCTGATAAGCTATCATAGAACAGAAGCAGAAGCCAATAACAATACGGGAGCTATTGTCGGAGCGTTTACGAATCAGACAAACCCTCAAACTATATGGGTTCGTGTCCAATTTGACGAAAATAATAATGGTGTAGGGGATGCCGATGAGTGTTTTAGGTCTACCATTTCTTTTGATTTGCGAGTGCTTGGTAATCCAGTATTAACAGACCCAGATCCTATTGTATTGTGCAGTGATCAGGTGAATACAGTATATGATTTAACGGTAAGAGAAACTCAGATTTCAGGGAGTGCTACAAATATTACATTTACTTATTATGAATCCCAAAATGATGTTGATACAAACAATCCCATTGCTAATCCAACTACATATACCAGTATGATGTTGACAAGCGACATCATAGTAGTTGGTAGGGATGATGACAATGGTTGTGTTTCTGATGTGATACTTCAATTACAAACTATTTTATATGATGATTTTAATCTAACGCCAAACCCATTAGAAACATGCGAGTTGGATGAAGCTGGTATCGGAATCTTTGATCTTACGACAGCGACACAAGATATTCTTAATTTAAACGACGCTGATGGTTCAAATGATTTAAATGCTTCTGATTATAATATTCAGTACTATCAGATTGAAGAGGATGCTCAGTCGGGTAATACGGCTACAATTGCATTTCCTTCATCATATCAGAATACGCAAGAGTCTAATCAAACAATTTATATTCGTTTTGACCCTCTAGTGAGCGGTAATGATTGTTTTAGGGTAGTTCCAGTTCAGTTGATAGTTAATGAATTACCGGATTTTACACTAGAAGATGACTATGTTCTTTGTCTTGAAAATGATGGAACTATTATTAATTTAATGCCAACAGATGTAATTGATACTGGATTGGATGATACTGTTTATGATTTTCAATGGTATGCAGGTGTTGCTACTACAGCAGGAAATGAAATCCCTGGTGAAACAGGATCAATTTATAGTCCTACTGCGTCTGGTGAATATTCTGTGTTAGTAACAAATATCCGAACTACATGTGTTTCATCCGCATCAACAGTAGTCATAGAGTCATACCCTCCACGACAGGAGGATTTTACCGCAGAGTTGATTTCCGGTGCTTTTTCTGATAATGCCACTGTTCAGGTGATAGTTGCGGATGAGGCGATTGGCGAGTATGAATATAGGTTGGATAATGGCGATTGGCAGACTTCTCCTATATTTACTAGAGTATCAAGAGGGGAACATGTGATATACGTTAGGGATGTTCGTATGTGTTCTGAAATAGAACTCCCAGTAGAATTTATAGTTGATTATCCAAGATATTTCACACCTAATGGGGATGGTTTTCATGAGACTTGGGGGATAGTTGGTAATGATAATGTACAGATTAATGGTATCCAAATTTTCAATCGATTCGGAAAACTCTTAAAAGATCTTGGAGCTCTTGGTGAATGGGATGGAACTTATAATGGAAATCTACTCCCATCTAGTGAATATTGGTTTAAAGTAAGGTATACAGAAAGCGGAGTCATGAAAGAATTTAATGCTAGTTTTTCATTGATCAGATAA
- a CDS encoding OmpP1/FadL family transporter, with amino-acid sequence MKKIFLLISLSFMSCLHAQDITDAVRYSQQDILGTARFRGMSGAFGALGGDMSALQINPAGSAVFLGSSGSITLSTSNVQNDADYFNSFSGTSSSNFNFNQIGAVFVYNNQNESSKFNKLSLGIAYDQTTDYAEEFFAFGRSNNSIDSYFLSEAQGIPLDLLTRRSGESVDELYNFLGETEGYGAQQAFLGRESLIIESTDPTDSNNSVYSSNVAPGFFNQDYYYESTGLNGKFTINGGAQIHDRFYIGVNLNSHFINYDRVTEFFEGNNNTGSSINEILFTNRLSTIGAGFSAQVGGIVKVSNILRLGASFESPTWYYIEEETTQRVETFSNANGRELVNPNVINVFPEYQLRTPARATGSIAVLFGKRGLISLDYSYKDYSSTEFDSDGFDDFSDLNRQIENTLQGASTLRIGGELRNGNWSFRGGYSYEESPYKNESILGERTGLSLGIGYNFGKVKFDIAYDYSEQERNQEFYPNSAFTNFTSIDSYRDNLTFTLGLNL; translated from the coding sequence ATGAAGAAGATATTTTTATTAATCAGTCTGTCATTCATGTCTTGTTTACACGCTCAAGACATTACAGACGCAGTAAGATATTCTCAACAGGATATTTTAGGAACCGCACGTTTTAGAGGGATGAGTGGAGCGTTTGGAGCTTTAGGAGGAGACATGTCTGCTCTACAGATAAATCCTGCAGGTTCTGCAGTATTTCTAGGCTCTTCTGGCTCAATTACCCTTTCTACGTCTAATGTTCAAAATGATGCTGACTATTTCAATAGTTTTAGCGGAACTTCGTCTTCAAATTTTAATTTTAATCAAATTGGAGCTGTTTTCGTATACAATAACCAAAATGAGTCTTCTAAATTTAATAAATTATCATTAGGCATAGCGTATGACCAAACTACAGACTATGCCGAGGAATTCTTTGCGTTTGGTAGAAGTAATAATTCGATAGATTCTTATTTCCTATCTGAAGCCCAAGGCATTCCTCTAGATTTATTAACCAGAAGATCAGGAGAAAGTGTTGATGAACTTTATAATTTTCTGGGAGAAACAGAAGGATATGGTGCTCAGCAGGCCTTCTTAGGACGTGAATCACTTATAATTGAATCAACTGATCCTACAGATTCAAACAACTCTGTATATTCCTCAAATGTCGCACCTGGATTTTTTAACCAAGATTACTATTACGAAAGTACTGGATTAAATGGTAAGTTCACTATAAATGGTGGAGCACAAATACACGATAGATTTTATATTGGAGTTAACCTCAATTCTCACTTCATTAACTATGATAGAGTAACTGAGTTTTTTGAAGGAAACAATAACACCGGAAGCTCTATTAATGAAATACTATTTACGAATCGTTTATCTACAATTGGCGCAGGTTTCTCTGCGCAAGTGGGAGGTATTGTAAAGGTATCCAATATACTTAGACTTGGTGCTTCTTTCGAATCACCAACCTGGTATTATATCGAAGAAGAAACAACACAACGTGTAGAAACTTTTAGCAATGCTAACGGCAGAGAATTAGTAAATCCTAATGTCATTAACGTTTTCCCAGAGTACCAACTACGCACTCCAGCAAGAGCAACTGGAAGTATTGCTGTATTGTTTGGAAAACGAGGATTAATTAGTTTAGATTACTCTTATAAAGATTATTCATCTACGGAATTTGATTCTGATGGATTTGATGATTTTTCAGATTTAAATAGGCAAATTGAGAATACTTTACAAGGTGCCTCCACACTTAGAATCGGTGGAGAATTAAGAAATGGAAATTGGAGCTTTAGAGGTGGTTACAGCTATGAAGAAAGCCCATACAAAAACGAATCTATCCTAGGAGAAAGAACAGGACTATCACTAGGTATCGGTTATAACTTTGGAAAAGTAAAATTTGATATTGCTTATGACTATTCTGAGCAAGAACGTAATCAGGAATTTTATCCTAATTCTGCTTTTACGAACTTCACATCTATTGATAGCTATAGAGATAATCTTACCTTTACGTTAGGTTTAAATTTATAA